One part of the Eucalyptus grandis isolate ANBG69807.140 chromosome 10, ASM1654582v1, whole genome shotgun sequence genome encodes these proteins:
- the LOC104422304 gene encoding uncharacterized protein LOC104422304 — protein MADSSLFLSLALASLLALFPPLSLSSASPSPGSPATVYELLPEFGLPGGLLPDSVRSYELSDDGRFAVELEAPCYVQFDYLVYYDRRVTGTLSYGSITDLKGIQVQRFLFWLDVDEIRVDLPPSDSIYFQVGFVNKKLDVDQFQTVHSCRDKVAGPCGGSWKRGIQLPTMVDDVQMLITE, from the exons ATGGCCGattcctccctctttctctctctagccctCGCCTCCCTCCTCGCCCTCTTccctcccctttctctctctagcgcTAGCCCTAGCCCTGGCTCCCCCGCGACCGTCTACGAGCTCCTCCCCGAGTTCGGCCTCCCCGGCGGCCTCCTGCCGGACTCCGTCCGGTCCTACGAGCTCTCCGACGACGGCCGGTTCGCCGTCGAGCTGGAGGCGCCCTGCTACGTCCAGTTCGACTACCTGGTCTACTACGACCGGCGGGTCACCGGGACGCTCAGCTACGGCTCCATCACGGACCTGAAGGGGATCCAGGTGCAGCGGTTCCTGTTCTGGCTCGACGTCGACGAGATCAGGGTCGACCTGCCCCCCTCCGACTCCATCTACTTCCAGGTGGGGTTCGTCAACAAGAAGCTCGACGTGGACCAGTTCCAGACCGTCCACTCGTGCCGGGAcaaggtcgccggcccctgCGGCGGGTCGTGGAAGCGAGGGATCCAG CTTCCCACCATGGTCGATGATGTTCAGATGCTAATCACAGAGTAG
- the LOC104422305 gene encoding uncharacterized protein LOC104422305, which translates to MASVSTVVLAVVLLAAAASASAARLGALRTGGGDGDVHDLLPQYGFPRGILPDNVASYSLSDDGAFEIRLRAPCYVQFDQLVYYDRKISGKLSYGSVSGVSGIQAKKLFVWLPVTSIKSDSGSGMIEFYVGALSEKLPADQFQAIPACKSNACGEIPKAASM; encoded by the coding sequence ATGGCGTCcgtctccaccgtcgtcctcGCCGTcgtcctcctcgccgccgccgcctccgcctccgccgcccgcCTCGGAGCCCTCCggaccggcggcggcgatgggGACGTGCACGACCTCCTCCCTCAGTACGGTTTCCCCAGGGGCATCCTGCCCGACAACGTGGCGTCCTACTCCCTCTCCGACGACGGCGCCTTCGAGATCCGCCTCCGCGCGCCCTGCTACGTGCAGTTCGACCAGCTCGTGTACTACGACCGGAAGATCTCCGGGAAGCTGAGCTACGGGTCGGTGTCCGGCGTGTCCGGGATCCAGGCCAAGAAGCTCTTCGTCTGGCTCCCCGTGACGAGCATCAAGTCGGACTCGGGCTCCGGCATGATCGAGTTCTACGTCGGGGCCCTGTCGGAGAAGCTGCCGGCCGATCAGTTCCAGGCCATCCCCGCCTGCAAGAGCAACGCCTGCGGTGAAATCCCCAAGGCAGCTTCCATGTGA
- the LOC104422307 gene encoding F-box/kelch-repeat protein At1g55270, with translation MDGVAERQAPNAERRLRAHAPLVDSVSCYCRVDSSLKTVVGARKFVPGSKICIQPDINPNAHRTKNSRRERTRVQPPLLPGLPDDLAILCLIRVPRIEHIKLRHVCQRWKNVVRSSYFYNLRKSLGLAEEWVYVMKRDRDGRISWHAFDPTYQLWQPLPPVPSEYSEAVGFGCAVLSGHRLYLFGGKDPLRGSMRRVVFYNAWTNRWQKAPEMLRKRHFFGFCVINNCLYVAGGECEGTQRTLRSGEVFDPNKRRWSPITDMSTAMVPFIGVVYDGKWFLKGLGSHQEVMSEAYVPETNTWTAVSDGMIAGWRNPSISLNGQLYALDCRDGCKLRVYDRDTDSWSRFIDSKLHLGSSRALEAAALVPLNGKLCIIRNNMSISLVDVSSPDKHVETNPQLWENIATKGHFRTLVTNLWSSIAGRSGLKSHIVHCQVLQA, from the exons ATGGACGGAGTCGCCGAACGCCAAGCCCCGAATGCCGAACGGCGCCTCCGCGCCCATGCTCCGCTG GTTGATTCTGTATCATGCTATTGCAGAGTCGATTCCAGCTTAAAAACAGTTGTTGGCGCAAGGAAGTTTGTCCCAGGCTCCAAGATTTGCATACAGCCTGACATCAACCCTAATGCACACAGAACCAAGAACTCGCGCAGGGAGAGGACCCGAGTGCAGCCCCCACTCTTACCAGGCCTTCCTGATGATCTTGCAATTCTTTGTCTGATTCGAGTCCCTCGCATCGAGCATATAAAGCTCCGCCACGTTTGCCAAAGATGGAAGAACGTTGTCAGAAGCAGTTATTTTTACAACCTGAGAAAGAGTCTTGGACTGGCAGAGGAATGGGTATATGTAATGAAACGAGATCGTGATGGAAGGATCTCGTGGCATGCTTTTGACCCTACATATCAGCTCTGGCAGCCACTTCCTCCTGTTCCAAGTGAGTATTCTGAAGCTGTTGGCTTTGGCTGTGCAGTGCTGAGTGGTCACCGCCTGTACTTATTTGGAGGAAAAGATCCGCTTAGGGGCTCTATGAGACGGGTTGTCTTTTACAATGCTTGGACAAACAGATGGCAAAAGGCACCGGAGATGCTCAGGAAACGCCACTTCTTTGGCTTTTGTGTTATAAACAACTGTCTCTATGTGGCTGGTGGCGAGTGTGAGGGAACACAAAGGACTCTCCGTTCTGGTGAAGTATTTGACCCCAACAAACGCCGGTGGAGCCCTATCACAGATATGAGTACAGCTATGGTGCCTTTTATTGGAGTTGTCTACGATGGAAAATGGTTCTTGAAAGGACTCGGGTCTCATCAGGAAGTGATGAGCGAAGCCTATGTTCCTGAAACTAACACATGGACCGCAGTTAGTGATGGGATGATCGCAGGTTGGCGCAACCCGAGCATCTCTTTAAATGGACAGCTCTATGCTTTAGATTGTCGTGACGGTTGCAAGCTTAGGGTTTATGATAGAGACACCGATTCATGGAGCAGATTTATAGATAGCAAGCTCCATCTAGGAAGCTCCCGAGCTCTGGAGGCTGCGGCTCTTGTTCCACTGAATGGGAAGCTGTGCATCATACGCAACAACATGAGCATCAGTCTGGTCGATGTTTCAAGTCCTGATAAGCACGTGGAGACGAACCCTCAGCTTTGGGAAAATATTGCCACCAAAGGTCATTTCCGGACACTTGTCACTAATCTATGGTCAAGTATTGCTGGCCGGAGCGGTTTAAAGAGTCATATTGTGCATTGCCAGGTTCTTCAAGCCTAA